The nucleotide window TTAAACCTTGGTTCGCTTTGTCCAATTTAGTTTTTTCCGTCACGCTCAGCTGATACTTTCCGTCTCCAAACACCAACGAAGCAGAATCTAAAATATCAGTCGGTAACGCAGCTTCCAATGGGTCAGAAATCACCACACTCAAAATATCATTGTGCTGCTGAAGGTACTTGAGCCTATCCAAATCAAACTCCGTCGCACCTGACCAGTCACTGATAAACAAGATGGTGGCATTCTTGAGCCCCAAGTTTCCGAGCATTCGAATGGTAGAAGAAAAGCTAGCACGCTCGCTATCCTCGCTAGAGATATCTAACGCATGGTTCGCGTCATTTAGTCGCTTTAACGCATGTAACAGGTGATTTTGAGAGCGTTGTGGTTTTAGATATTCAATCTGATTCGATCGGCTAATAATAAAGCCGACCCGATCGTTATCTTTCAAAATGCGCCACGCCGATAGTGCGGCGATCTCACTAGCAACCACTGATTTCATGGTATCAATGGAAGAAAAGTACATCCCGCTGCGCTGATCAACACAGAGAATAAAGTTGCGGTCTTTCTCCTCAGTGTAAGTGCGAACATGGGGTTTGCCTGTACGCATGGTGACTCTCCAATCGAGATTGCGAATATCATCGCCCATTTGATAGTGACGAAGCTCCTCAAAGTTGAGGCCGCGCCCGCGAAAAAGCGAGCCATGTCGGCCAGACATTCGCGATTGAGCAACTAAATGTGGCAGCAGCGAAAACGATTGAACCTGTGATTGCAGCTTCACCAAGCGCTCATACGAGGTGTGGATTCGATGATCGTGATTATTGGCGTGTTTAGAAGCCATAAAAGTACCTCTAGCAACTTAGCCAACAGCCACAACATCAAGCAAGTGATTAACTACATCTTGCTGCGTCACTTGTTCTGCTAATGCGTTGTAAGACAGAGCAACTCTATGGCCAAGTACCATATTGGCAACCGCTCTTACATCATCAGGTTCGACATAATTGCGACCCTGTAACCAAGCATAGGCTCGGCTGCACTTATCTAGAGCAATAGAAGCGCGCGGCGATGAGCCAACAAGGATCCAATCTGCGAGTGAGGACTCTGGGTAGCGCTCGGGCTGTCTTGTCGCCATAACAAGGTTAACAATATAGTTTTCAACCAGTTCTGAAACTTCGATATCTGGCATTTCACACCTCGCGGCAAACACGGAATCGGTTGAGATGGTCACTGACTCCGATTCATCCACTTGCTTCGAGCTGTTAACTCCACCTGCTGCGCGCTCCTCATTTCGTACCAAACGAATGATATCGCGCTCAGCGTCATCTTCTGGGTAATCCACCGTAACTTTCATGATGAAGCGATCCATCTGCGCCTCTGGCAGTGGGTAAGTACCCTCTTGTTCAATCGGGTTTTGCGTTGCCAGCACCATAAACAGCTCTGGCAATTTATGGCTATCGCCACCCACTGTAACTGTACCTTCCGCCATAGCCTCAAGGAGTGCTGCTTGTACTTTTGCAGGGGCACGGTTGATTTCATCGGCTAGAACGATGCTATTGAAGATAGGGCCAGCTTGAAAGTGAAGCTGAGGTTTGCCATCGACGTCTTGGTAAATTTCTGTGCCCGTAACATCGGAAGGCAATAGGTCTGGTGTGAACTGAATGCGCCCAAAACTGGTACTTAGACGCTCGGCCAAGGACTTAATGGAACGCGTTTTTGCTGTACCAGGCAAACCTTCTAACAGTATATGACCATTGGTGATCAACCCAACTACCAGCGCTGTCACCACATGTTGTTGGCCTATTACCGACTTCCCCACTTCTGTGATTAGGCGGTTGAGTTCTGTTTGTGCTTGATTCATTGGTTCACACCTTTGCTTGCTCGTCTTGGTTGTATGAATAGACCTCAATGTTGCACTCAATTCTAGCGATTCACTCTATAACTTTTGGTTATAGAGTGAATGCTATATCGCTGCTAATAGCGTGATTTTAGCTGCTGTATAACTTCTGGTGGTGCAAGTGTAGACAGTTGACTCAAGCATTGCGAAGCCCCTTGATGCTTGTACTTGAGCATAAGGTCACACAGAGAAAACAGATGTTCTGGGTTTCGACTTAACTGATAAGCTTTGTCTAACGCATCAACGGCTGTATTCACGTTCACAGTTTCCATTGATAGCCCATAAACAAACCAGTATTGAGGGTTCGTTGCTTCTAGCTCGGTCGTCCTTGCCAGTAACTGACTGGCGGAGGCTTTATCGCCCTTCCTTAGTTTTGTTAGCGCCGCACTGTAGTGAATGGCAGCAGACTTTGGTTGGTTTTTCATACCCAGCGCGAGTGTTTTCTCAGCTGACGCTTCATCTCCTTGAGTTCGATAAAGATCAGCAAGATTGATGTAACTGTTCTCGAAATACGGCTCAATCGCGATCGCGCCTTGGTACTCTGTGATCGCCTGTTGTGCTTTCCCTTGAGCCGCGTAAAGATTGCCCAGATTGGTTCGGCCAAACCCTCGGTCTGCGTTGTATTGTTGAATATTAATATAGTCCTGCAGCGGGTCCTTGAGCTGTTCTTTTTGCAGTGGATTTAGCTCCCGCCAGTATTGAGCTAGAGCACCCGCCGCTTCAGCTCGAACGGCTAATACCTCGTCGGTAAGTAACGGTGAAATAATCTGCCAACGCTGATGCGCCGGATAGGGTGCGCTTCCTTGAATAGCGCCAATTCTAATCATCGCTTGGTCGTTTTTTACCGCTCGTCCAAGCGCTATTAAACTGTTTTGACCTTGAAAACCTGCCATTCTTTGTAGTGCCGAGGCTCGGACAATAGGTAGCTGATTGATGTCTTGTGCTATGTAAGACAAGGCATCCGCCGCCGCAGGATGTCCTATATCGGCGGCGTAAAAAGCAATACCGTAATGCTGACTGTTCTGGTAGCTCGAGTCTGGAAACCATTGAGACAACGCCTTGCTCGCCCATTCTGCGTCTTTGTCTTCATGACAAGAGGTACAGACGTTTGGCGTGCCAATATGTTTGCTCATGTCTGGTCTTGGTACATGCCAGCTGTGGTCTCTCCTTGGATCCACTTCCATATAAGTGGTCTCTGGCATATGGCAGGTTGTACACTGACTCGCTTTAGAACCAGCTTGGTGAAATGTGTGGTTCTGAGGTGTATATTCGGACGCGATATGACACTGGGCGCACACTGCTTCTTCGGGAATGTTCAGCTTTGCCGAGTGTGGGTCGTGACAATTGGTACAAGTGACGCCTTTTTGCGCCATTTTCGATTGTTCAAATGAGCCAAACACATAGACTTCATCATAAATTTGGCCGTCAGAATGATATAACTCAGGGGTTAAATTGGCTATGAGGTACCTATCAAACACATCCCCTTGTACATGATCATACTGTTCCGAAATTTGAACTCGTCGGCTATGGCACTGAGCACATACTTTTACTTGTTGTGTAGGGTTTATTGACTGAGGTTGAAGCGTAGAGTGCCCCTCTTGATAGACCCACTTGGACACGGCTTTGGTTAAATCACGATCAAAGCCATAGTGGTTCGTAGGCGAAAAACCAGCCGGATTTTCCTGCTTAGACACCATCACGTGTATGCTGGCGGGACCATGGCAAGCTTCACAACCTACCGTTATTTCTGACCATTGGGTGGTGTAACGATTGGTCGCTTTATCGTAGTTTTTCTCAAGGTTGGTCGAGTGGCAATCCGCACACATAAAGTTCCAGTTCTGCCCGGTATTGGTCCAATAAAACTCGTCGTTGGTTGTCGTGTCGGGATAGAGGTGGTACCAACGTTGGCCACCCTGTGACTTGTCTCTGGCGTCCCAGGTAAAAGGAATAAGCTGCACTCGACCGTCTTCAAACTCAACCATATACTGTTGCAAAGGATAGTGACCAAAGGTATACCGAATCTGATAATCATGAAATTGACCATCTGGCCCCTCTATATTGACCCAGTATTGCTCACCCTTTTTGAAAAAACGGTTTTCCTTTCCATTGAACTCAAAGCTGACATTATCAAAATCGCCCAATACGCTCTCAGACGTCGCATGATCCATTGCTCGCTCGTGGTCTGAGTCTTTCC belongs to Vibrio sp. 10N and includes:
- a CDS encoding AAA family ATPase: MNQAQTELNRLITEVGKSVIGQQHVVTALVVGLITNGHILLEGLPGTAKTRSIKSLAERLSTSFGRIQFTPDLLPSDVTGTEIYQDVDGKPQLHFQAGPIFNSIVLADEINRAPAKVQAALLEAMAEGTVTVGGDSHKLPELFMVLATQNPIEQEGTYPLPEAQMDRFIMKVTVDYPEDDAERDIIRLVRNEERAAGGVNSSKQVDESESVTISTDSVFAARCEMPDIEVSELVENYIVNLVMATRQPERYPESSLADWILVGSSPRASIALDKCSRAYAWLQGRNYVEPDDVRAVANMVLGHRVALSYNALAEQVTQQDVVNHLLDVVAVG
- a CDS encoding DUF58 domain-containing protein, yielding MASKHANNHDHRIHTSYERLVKLQSQVQSFSLLPHLVAQSRMSGRHGSLFRGRGLNFEELRHYQMGDDIRNLDWRVTMRTGKPHVRTYTEEKDRNFILCVDQRSGMYFSSIDTMKSVVASEIAALSAWRILKDNDRVGFIISRSNQIEYLKPQRSQNHLLHALKRLNDANHALDISSEDSERASFSSTIRMLGNLGLKNATILFISDWSGATEFDLDRLKYLQQHNDILSVVISDPLEAALPTDILDSASLVFGDGKYQLSVTEKTKLDKANQGLKAHAHHRLEKLGQLMAMKRLPVIELSTDGQHIDAFKRAVGGFAL
- a CDS encoding multiheme c-type cytochrome; translation: MGVVFRVLGTLVILLASVSSYGKDSELSAANHLQADYVGSQVCVRCHQDEVTKWKDSDHERAMDHATSESVLGDFDNVSFEFNGKENRFFKKGEQYWVNIEGPDGQFHDYQIRYTFGHYPLQQYMVEFEDGRVQLIPFTWDARDKSQGGQRWYHLYPDTTTNDEFYWTNTGQNWNFMCADCHSTNLEKNYDKATNRYTTQWSEITVGCEACHGPASIHVMVSKQENPAGFSPTNHYGFDRDLTKAVSKWVYQEGHSTLQPQSINPTQQVKVCAQCHSRRVQISEQYDHVQGDVFDRYLIANLTPELYHSDGQIYDEVYVFGSFEQSKMAQKGVTCTNCHDPHSAKLNIPEEAVCAQCHIASEYTPQNHTFHQAGSKASQCTTCHMPETTYMEVDPRRDHSWHVPRPDMSKHIGTPNVCTSCHEDKDAEWASKALSQWFPDSSYQNSQHYGIAFYAADIGHPAAADALSYIAQDINQLPIVRASALQRMAGFQGQNSLIALGRAVKNDQAMIRIGAIQGSAPYPAHQRWQIISPLLTDEVLAVRAEAAGALAQYWRELNPLQKEQLKDPLQDYINIQQYNADRGFGRTNLGNLYAAQGKAQQAITEYQGAIAIEPYFENSYINLADLYRTQGDEASAEKTLALGMKNQPKSAAIHYSAALTKLRKGDKASASQLLARTTELEATNPQYWFVYGLSMETVNVNTAVDALDKAYQLSRNPEHLFSLCDLMLKYKHQGASQCLSQLSTLAPPEVIQQLKSRY